One window of Gloeothece citriformis PCC 7424 genomic DNA carries:
- a CDS encoding HMA2 domain-containing protein — MVNSEKIEPYIEEFPQIYLWEVIHNIPGRVRLRLAWLREYPSKHSSLINALTHLTFITDVYLSSINNSIVVYYDHQQISLEDLKAELLEIFLLMTPKNWIKEQANQLKDINQETIGFDVEFLTKTWEENKQGILMGVGTTCLAVGGILVPIPLVPGWPLLLLGGYCLKLASENPS; from the coding sequence ATGGTCAACTCCGAAAAAATAGAGCCTTATATTGAAGAATTTCCTCAAATTTATCTATGGGAAGTCATTCATAACATACCTGGACGAGTTAGACTCCGTTTAGCTTGGTTACGAGAGTATCCCTCAAAACATTCATCCTTAATAAACGCCCTCACTCATTTAACCTTTATTACGGACGTATACTTAAGTTCTATCAATAATTCAATCGTTGTGTACTATGATCACCAGCAAATTTCATTAGAAGATTTAAAAGCGGAGTTATTAGAAATATTTTTATTGATGACCCCAAAAAACTGGATTAAAGAGCAAGCCAATCAGCTAAAAGACATCAATCAAGAGACAATAGGATTTGATGTTGAGTTTTTAACAAAAACTTGGGAAGAAAATAAGCAGGGAATTTTAATGGGTGTGGGAACAACTTGTCTAGCTGTGGGAGGGATTTTAGTTCCTATTCCTTTAGTGCCGGGATGGCCGCTTTTACTTTTAGGCGGTTATTGTTTAAAACTCGCCTCAGAAAACCCATCTTAA